In the Clostridia bacterium genome, CGTAGGAATTAAGTAGCGGATCGGAAGCCGCGTAATTCGGCGGCCTCAGTGCGCATAGCGCTCATCTTGGCAATTCACCCCCGGTACAGAACATACGTCACGCTCCGCGCAGGAGCGGCGTAGTCACATGCCGCCTTCTCGTTCCTAATCCGGCCAACTTCCGATCCGACCGGAAAACTTATGCGACGAACGTCTGCCTGGCCACGAAAGCACTGTTTCGTACGTATTCATATCTTGGATGGGCGTATAATCCACTTAGACGTTGCAGTCAGCGGACGTTTCTTCCGAGTCTGTAGCAGGCTCTTTTCCGCCCCGTGGTCCAAGGCCAAAAGCGGCGACGTACCGCGCTGTTTCAGAACCGTTAGCAGGGCTGCAGTATGTCTATTGTTCAAGAAAGTAAAGGAGCTAGAAATGGCAACAAATTCGGGTCCACTAACCGAGGTATTGCATTCTGAGAAACACAGCAAGCTTTCCGCTGAAGAGGTTGCGAAAGCAGTGGCGCGCCACAACAAGAAACACTCTGCGGCAAAAGCCGAGAATGCAGCAGCAAAGGCGAACAAAGCAACCAAGAAATAAGGGGTCCAAGCCCCGCGGCGGCCGCTCCTGTCCGCCGGCCAAGCGCTCCAGACTCAAGATCGAATGCTTTCTTTTGCAGAGCGTCAGCCGTGGCGAGAACCATACCTCCGGCTCCGCAGGCGGGTTCGGAAACCGTTACGAAGCCATTGGCCTCGATGATGGGTCCCAAGTCCTGCAGCGACATCATGGCAATTCCGCGCGAGACGTCGTAGGGCGTGAAGAACTGGCCGATTGTGGTATTCAGCTCTTGATTGCTTTGGTCTTGATTTCCGCGCCACCTGCTTTGATGGCGACCTTCACCGCACCTTCCATCGGATCTTTGAAGGGCACCTCGATCCGGAGCAGGCCGTTCTCGTAGGTCGCTTCGGCTTTGTCGGGTTTCACCGGCCAACCTAAAGCCAGCGCCGAGACATACTCGATATCCCTTGCTGGTGCTGTCAGGTACACGCTGTCTTCCAGGATCTTCACATCGATCGTATCCGTTGGTGCTCCTGGGATGGCAAACTCCACTACCAGTTTGTGGCTCGCCCTGTCAGCATATGCTACTGTATTGGGCGCCACCCTAATCCGATCTTCCGGCATCTTGGCACCTTCCTTCTTATCCGGAATCGCCATTTTGACATCCCGGACGCCCACAGTATACACCCAAGGGCTTACATTGCTGCATTCTCGCCCCATGGCAGCGGCACCCCTCACAGGATGCGGGATCCGCCGCCACTATACCTGGCGATCTGATTCTGCGCTCACGGCGCTTCCGCCTCAGACTTAAGCGCTTCATGTCGGTCGGTATCCCGGAGATGTGGTTTCCGCCGCTTGGCGCGTTGTGCATGGTTGACGCGTCAGTTC is a window encoding:
- a CDS encoding Hsp20/alpha crystallin family protein, whose product is MAIPDKKEGAKMPEDRIRVAPNTVAYADRASHKLVVEFAIPGAPTDTIDVKILEDSVYLTAPARDIEYVSALALGWPVKPDKAEATYENGLLRIEVPFKDPMEGAVKVAIKAGGAEIKTKAIKS